In one window of Dokdonia sp. PRO95 DNA:
- a CDS encoding alpha/beta hydrolase, whose translation MKKLKKPLIILFIVANLYAILCGGLYFFQDNLIFHPQQLPQDYAFDFEHPAEEVWLDAQDGARLHGLNFQVDDAKGTILYFHGNASSLARWGEIVQFFVEKQYNVVVMDYRQYGKSGGALTEQNLYDDSLLWYAFAKAQYPTTPIISYGRSLGTTFATYVASKENVSQLVLETPFYSIENEASSRFSILPVKKLLKYEFPTYRYINDVQSPIAVFHGTEDEVVAYAHGKRLFDSIDQQEKVLITIPEGGHNNLIEFPAYEEAIDKVLN comes from the coding sequence TTCAAGACAATCTTATTTTTCATCCGCAGCAGTTGCCGCAGGATTATGCTTTTGATTTTGAACATCCGGCTGAGGAGGTTTGGCTTGATGCTCAAGATGGAGCACGCTTGCACGGACTTAACTTTCAGGTGGATGATGCCAAAGGAACCATTTTATACTTTCACGGTAACGCTTCAAGTCTTGCTCGCTGGGGAGAGATTGTGCAGTTTTTTGTTGAGAAACAATATAATGTCGTGGTGATGGATTATCGTCAGTATGGCAAGAGTGGAGGAGCGCTTACTGAGCAAAATTTATATGATGATAGTTTGCTGTGGTACGCTTTCGCGAAAGCGCAATATCCCACAACTCCAATAATAAGCTACGGTAGAAGTCTTGGGACAACCTTTGCGACCTATGTGGCGTCTAAAGAAAATGTGAGCCAACTCGTACTAGAAACCCCATTTTACAGTATTGAAAACGAGGCAAGCTCAAGATTTTCTATCCTTCCAGTCAAGAAATTACTTAAATATGAATTCCCAACGTATCGCTATATAAATGATGTGCAATCACCTATTGCGGTGTTTCATGGTACAGAAGATGAAGTGGTGGCATACGCCCACGGAAAACGATTATTTGACAGCATAGATCAACAAGAAAAGGTATTAATTACCATTCCAGAAGGTGGACATAATAACCTCATTGAGTTTCCTGCCTATGAGGAAGCTATAGATAAGGTTCTTAATTAA